The following proteins come from a genomic window of Acetivibrio cellulolyticus CD2:
- a CDS encoding NAD-dependent epimerase/dehydratase family protein — MRILITGVSGFIGNYLAKKWQNSNYEIVGVVRSRKPDNITIPVFISDLSKGFSYDEPVDVIVHAAALSPSPRGSFIEYFENNVIATRNLIRYAEDKGVKKVIFLSSVSVYGNCEVPIVDEDTPIINPDGYGLTKYIAEKLFEGARGFSTIIIRLPGVLGKDATVPWLVKTAQRLIKNETIEIYNPESFFNNMVYVGDVEKFIRHIVDSNCGKIERVLLGSGEPLKVKSIINWLKRFFGSTSEVKSIISDKKSFIISIEKAKRMGYVPLSTEEVLDTFCRDIVGQ, encoded by the coding sequence GTGAGAATTTTAATAACTGGTGTTAGTGGCTTTATTGGAAATTATCTGGCAAAAAAGTGGCAGAATTCAAATTATGAAATTGTTGGAGTAGTGAGAAGCAGAAAACCTGATAACATTACTATACCAGTTTTCATTTCGGACTTGTCCAAAGGGTTTAGCTATGATGAGCCTGTGGATGTTATAGTACATGCAGCAGCATTGTCACCTTCTCCCAGAGGTAGCTTTATTGAGTATTTTGAAAACAATGTTATTGCAACAAGAAACCTTATTAGGTATGCAGAGGACAAAGGTGTAAAGAAGGTTATATTTTTATCAAGCGTATCTGTATATGGAAACTGTGAAGTTCCCATAGTTGATGAGGATACACCCATTATCAACCCTGATGGGTATGGACTTACCAAATATATAGCAGAAAAACTATTTGAGGGTGCCAGAGGCTTTTCTACAATAATTATCCGGTTGCCGGGAGTCCTTGGAAAAGACGCTACCGTACCATGGCTGGTAAAAACAGCACAGAGACTAATAAAAAATGAAACTATTGAAATATATAATCCTGAATCTTTTTTTAATAATATGGTATATGTTGGTGATGTAGAAAAGTTTATAAGGCATATTGTTGATAGTAATTGTGGAAAAATTGAAAGAGTATTATTAGGAAGTGGAGAACCATTAAAAGTAAAAAGCATTATTAATTGGCTAAAAAGATTTTTTGGCTCAACTTCAGAGGTTAAAAGTATTATAAGTGATAAGAAATCATTTATAATCTCGATTGAAAAAGCAAAAAGAATGGGCTATGTTCCTTTATCAACAGAAGAGGTTTTGGATACATTTTGCAGAGATATAGTAGGTCAATAG
- a CDS encoding class I SAM-dependent methyltransferase, protein MTYVDFISKLHKKTHRNYIERVVSDSKADCAVVAKQFGKDYWDGDRKYGYGGYAYDGRWRVVAEEMAEYYKLKPGQKVLDVGCGKGFLLYELTQVVPGLIVEGIDISQYAIDNSKEEVRQYLRYGLAQDLLYEDKSFDLVYSIGALHNLYIFDLKRAVEHIQRVSKGNSYIMVESYRNEQEKANLLYWQLTCESFFSTEEWQWLYKEWGYTGDYSYIFFE, encoded by the coding sequence ATGACATATGTGGATTTCATATCAAAACTTCATAAAAAGACCCATAGAAATTATATTGAAAGAGTCGTAAGCGATAGTAAAGCCGATTGTGCTGTTGTAGCAAAGCAGTTTGGTAAGGATTATTGGGATGGTGACAGGAAATACGGCTATGGGGGATATGCCTATGACGGACGCTGGCGTGTTGTAGCAGAAGAAATGGCTGAGTACTACAAGTTAAAACCTGGGCAAAAGGTATTAGATGTGGGGTGTGGGAAAGGATTCCTTCTATATGAACTTACTCAAGTTGTACCAGGTTTAATTGTTGAAGGAATTGATATATCACAATATGCTATAGACAATTCAAAAGAAGAAGTCAGGCAATATTTGAGATATGGCCTTGCACAGGATTTGCTCTATGAGGATAAATCTTTTGATTTGGTATACTCTATAGGTGCTTTGCACAATTTGTATATTTTTGATCTTAAAAGGGCAGTTGAGCATATTCAAAGGGTTTCAAAGGGTAATTCTTATATTATGGTGGAATCATACAGAAATGAGCAGGAGAAGGCAAATTTACTGTATTGGCAGCTGACTTGTGAGAGCTTTTTCAGCACTGAGGAGTGGCAATGGCTATATAAGGAATGGGGTTATACTGGAGATTATTCGTATATATTTTTCGAATAG
- a CDS encoding transketolase family protein, translating to MRTAYLNALYQLTGENPDILALISDNGAIVYDKYRADFPKNYFNFGISEANMVAAAAGLASCGKIPFAYTISGFLTMRAFEFVRNDVCLQNQNVKLVGTGAGFAYSTLGPTHHATEDIALMRVLPNMTIFSPASPKEVEKVTYAAAKIMGPVYIRLGTNKEPEIYERDYNFVAGEGVNLLDGKEVTLIATGSIVHDVLECAKELHEEGISVQVVNIHTIKPIDNKIILEAAEKTRAIITIEEHSIIGGLGSAVAEVLMENCFGNVMFKRMGLNNTFCKGYGSHSDLKSMNGLSKECIKQRVREACMEKKGRI from the coding sequence ATGAGGACAGCTTATCTTAATGCACTTTATCAACTTACCGGTGAAAATCCTGATATCCTTGCTCTTATCTCTGATAACGGTGCAATTGTTTATGATAAATACAGGGCGGATTTTCCAAAAAATTATTTCAACTTTGGCATATCTGAAGCCAATATGGTAGCAGCAGCAGCTGGACTTGCAAGCTGTGGTAAGATACCCTTTGCATATACCATATCCGGTTTTCTGACAATGAGGGCATTTGAATTTGTGAGAAATGATGTTTGCCTACAAAACCAAAATGTAAAACTTGTTGGTACAGGTGCAGGATTTGCATACAGTACCTTAGGCCCAACACATCATGCAACAGAAGATATAGCTTTAATGAGAGTTCTTCCAAACATGACTATTTTTTCTCCAGCAAGCCCTAAAGAGGTTGAAAAAGTTACTTATGCTGCAGCTAAAATTATGGGACCTGTTTATATAAGGTTAGGTACTAATAAGGAGCCTGAGATATATGAAAGGGATTACAATTTTGTAGCAGGTGAGGGAGTTAACTTACTTGATGGTAAGGAAGTAACTTTAATTGCGACAGGCTCTATTGTGCACGATGTTTTGGAGTGTGCGAAGGAGCTTCATGAAGAAGGAATTTCAGTTCAGGTTGTTAATATCCATACAATTAAGCCAATTGATAATAAGATTATATTAGAAGCAGCAGAGAAGACCAGAGCAATAATCACTATTGAGGAACATAGCATCATCGGGGGTTTGGGAAGTGCAGTTGCAGAAGTACTGATGGAGAATTGCTTTGGAAATGTTATGTTTAAAAGAATGGGACTAAATAATACATTTTGCAAGGGTTACGGCTCTCATAGCGACCTAAAAAGCATGAACGGACTTTCTAAAGAATGTATAAAGCAAAGAGTGAGAGAAGCTTGCATGGAAAAGAAAGGCAGAATTTAG
- a CDS encoding transketolase — protein MMQEDSNLNEIAKDIRIKIFKMIYRAGGGHIAPAFSIVEILTALYFGGIMKHDPLNPNMPDRDRVILSKGHAGTALYAVLAKTGYFHEDILSTYCKAGSILGGHPNMLEVPGVEASTGALGHGFLYSTGIALAGKINSMDYKVYAILGDGECQEGSIWEAALFASHHRLGKLTAIVDHNKLQAMDELNNIIGMQPLAEKWKAFGWDIIEVDGHDVYKLVEVLGEERERDALPKLVIAHTVKGKGISFMENVPIWHNRLPNKDEMNIVYKELDFSEEELNLI, from the coding sequence ATGATGCAGGAGGATAGCAATCTAAACGAAATTGCGAAAGATATCAGGATAAAAATATTTAAAATGATTTACCGTGCTGGCGGAGGGCATATTGCTCCTGCCTTTTCGATAGTTGAAATTCTTACAGCCCTTTATTTTGGGGGAATTATGAAACATGATCCTTTAAATCCCAATATGCCTGACCGGGATAGGGTAATACTAAGTAAAGGTCATGCTGGGACGGCTTTATATGCTGTATTAGCTAAGACTGGTTATTTTCATGAAGATATTTTAAGCACATATTGCAAAGCGGGTTCAATTCTTGGAGGACATCCTAATATGCTTGAAGTACCAGGAGTTGAAGCGTCAACAGGTGCTTTGGGGCATGGATTTTTATACTCCACAGGTATAGCACTTGCCGGTAAGATAAATTCAATGGATTATAAAGTTTATGCCATTTTAGGAGATGGTGAATGTCAGGAAGGTTCGATATGGGAGGCAGCACTTTTTGCATCACATCATAGATTGGGTAAGCTGACAGCTATAGTGGACCATAATAAATTGCAGGCGATGGATGAGCTAAACAATATTATCGGTATGCAACCTTTAGCAGAAAAGTGGAAAGCTTTTGGATGGGATATTATTGAAGTTGATGGACACGATGTTTATAAACTTGTAGAAGTTTTAGGCGAGGAAAGAGAAAGGGATGCGTTGCCAAAGCTGGTTATTGCGCATACTGTTAAAGGCAAGGGGATTTCTTTTATGGAGAATGTACCCATATGGCATAACAGACTCCCGAATAAAGACGAAATGAACATAGTTTACAAGGAATTGGACTTTTCAGAAGAGGAGTTGAATTTGATATGA
- a CDS encoding radical SAM protein: MDIKATPYSNLKLFAHSDKLDAIKKGIWTAPIYIRIKPTNACNHHCNYCHYGNGQYLNLDGQDERNHIPWEKMQEIVEDIGDMGVKAITFSGGGEPLVYPYIIQTMKAMLNRNIELSIITNGHKLNGEIAEILTNAKWVRISLDSANAETYSKIRNISLDSFGQVCKNINMFAKAKPDNCELGINFVINRDNYDQVYEAGKLMFNLGVNHIKYAARITTDVNSYHAPIRDKVIEQINRVKDEFENPKFKVINLYEDDFHFSSVFQRSYTKCIVTKAVTVIAADSKVYFCHDKAYLENGIIGDLKNRSFKELWFSPETQEKYKNFDASKECKHHCVYDSRNILLNTFLSLDENHINFI; the protein is encoded by the coding sequence ATGGATATTAAGGCAACACCCTATAGTAATTTAAAGTTGTTTGCACATTCAGATAAGTTGGATGCTATAAAAAAGGGGATCTGGACTGCACCAATATATATACGCATAAAACCAACCAATGCTTGCAACCATCACTGCAATTATTGCCATTATGGGAATGGGCAATATCTGAATCTTGATGGGCAGGACGAAAGAAATCATATTCCATGGGAAAAAATGCAGGAAATAGTAGAGGATATTGGAGATATGGGTGTTAAAGCCATTACTTTCAGTGGAGGCGGGGAACCCCTTGTTTACCCATATATTATACAAACAATGAAGGCTATGTTGAACAGAAATATTGAATTATCTATTATTACAAATGGACATAAACTTAATGGGGAAATAGCAGAGATATTGACTAATGCCAAATGGGTGAGAATATCTCTGGATTCGGCTAATGCGGAGACTTACTCGAAAATTAGGAATATTTCTTTGGATTCTTTTGGACAGGTTTGTAAGAACATAAATATGTTTGCCAAAGCTAAACCTGATAATTGTGAACTTGGAATCAATTTTGTGATAAACAGAGATAACTATGATCAGGTATATGAGGCTGGAAAGCTTATGTTTAATCTAGGTGTGAATCATATAAAATATGCGGCACGAATTACAACAGATGTCAATTCATATCATGCACCAATCAGGGATAAAGTAATAGAGCAAATTAATAGAGTTAAGGACGAGTTTGAGAACCCTAAGTTTAAAGTAATCAATTTGTACGAAGACGATTTTCACTTTAGTTCAGTGTTTCAAAGGTCTTATACAAAGTGCATAGTAACAAAAGCTGTTACTGTTATTGCTGCCGACAGCAAAGTATATTTCTGCCATGATAAAGCATATTTGGAGAATGGTATTATCGGGGATTTAAAGAACAGATCTTTTAAGGAATTGTGGTTTTCACCTGAAACACAGGAAAAGTATAAAAACTTTGATGCAAGTAAGGAATGCAAACACCATTGCGTGTATGACAGCAGAAATATTCTGTTAAATACGTTTTTATCGCTTGACGAAAACCATATTAACTTTATATAA
- a CDS encoding radical SAM protein: protein MAEDFRIDSHKLLFHPQRVADWLGGKNIYPLSMEIAPSGTCNHRCTFCALDYMEYKPVLLDKDLILKNLRDMYDRGLKSIVLAGEGEPLVNKDTPEIINGSKEIGLDIAMSTNGVLFTSEVSKDCLHNLTWVRFSVSAATSGTYDKIHRGKQGDFERAITNISEAVKIKKRDKLRTTIGVQLLLIPENTQEVLELGRMLKEIGVDYYTVKPFSQHPKSICTVDTGFDYNLYLDMERQLNEMVTDSYKIYFRAKSMKKKSHCKSYDKCFGLPFFTYVDANAQVWPCIAFLGDMELCYGSMKEKSFVEIWEGEQRAKVMDRMMKMDISSCRELCRLDEINRYLYELKNPGEHVNFV from the coding sequence TTGGCTGAGGACTTTAGAATAGATTCGCATAAACTGTTATTCCATCCGCAAAGGGTTGCAGATTGGCTTGGCGGTAAAAATATATACCCGTTAAGTATGGAGATTGCTCCTTCGGGTACTTGTAATCACCGTTGTACTTTTTGTGCGCTGGATTATATGGAGTACAAGCCTGTGCTTCTTGATAAGGATTTAATTTTGAAGAATTTAAGGGATATGTATGACAGAGGTCTAAAAAGTATTGTTTTGGCGGGTGAGGGAGAACCTTTGGTAAACAAAGATACTCCGGAAATTATAAATGGCAGTAAGGAAATTGGTCTTGACATAGCAATGTCTACCAATGGAGTATTGTTTACAAGTGAAGTATCAAAAGATTGCCTGCACAATCTTACTTGGGTGCGTTTTAGTGTTAGTGCTGCAACCAGTGGTACTTATGATAAAATCCATAGAGGAAAACAAGGGGATTTTGAGAGGGCAATAACCAATATCAGTGAGGCAGTAAAAATTAAGAAAAGGGACAAATTGAGAACCACAATAGGGGTGCAGCTTCTTCTTATACCTGAGAATACCCAAGAGGTGTTGGAATTAGGGAGAATGTTGAAAGAAATAGGGGTTGATTATTATACGGTCAAGCCTTTCTCACAGCATCCCAAAAGTATATGTACTGTGGATACGGGATTTGATTATAATTTATACCTTGATATGGAACGCCAGCTAAATGAAATGGTAACTGATTCATATAAGATTTATTTCAGGGCAAAATCCATGAAGAAGAAAAGTCACTGTAAGAGCTATGATAAATGCTTTGGACTGCCATTCTTCACATATGTAGATGCAAATGCACAAGTTTGGCCATGTATAGCTTTTCTGGGTGATATGGAGCTTTGCTATGGCAGTATGAAGGAAAAAAGCTTTGTGGAGATTTGGGAAGGTGAACAAAGGGCAAAGGTTATGGATAGGATGATGAAAATGGATATTTCAAGCTGCAGGGAGCTTTGCAGGCTAGATGAAATAAATAGATATTTGTATGAACTGAAGAATCCGGGAGAGCATGTTAACTTTGTATAG
- a CDS encoding PfkB family carbohydrate kinase, protein MGGRSTSAIEEKIVSTETFSKLREKLRAEGKKVVQCHGVFDLLHPGHIGHLEEAKAQGDTLVVSVTSAPYVNKGPGRPYFTDEQRMKSLAALSCVDYVLLSKAVTVIDIMECIKPDLYVKGSEYENADNDVTGNIDKEVERVRLFGGDVFYTNGEVFSSTKLLNNAFPVMPPNVAEFAREFSQRSSFKKVKETVDLMKDIKVLVIGDIIIDDYIFCVVQGLMSKDRAFSAKYFNEERYLGGSLAIARHLANFSKNVTVCGVVGDEPHIHSRILNDLGKDMLLDLQFDPNFHTIIKRRFIERHGIRNEYEKLFSINYLNDYEENIRADKTAFYEKLENIVPNFDMVVVTDFGHGLIDETVMEIVQSKAAFLAVNCQTNSSNYGTNLITKYKRADTFTLDERELRLAYSNRSENPEKLLTRLVKHMNAKAGWVTLGSLGAIGADDKHKAAKIPALTLTVQDTVGAGDAYFSLASLCAYFDVPFEVGSFLGSIAGALAANVLGNSKAVSKVDVLKFASTLLKF, encoded by the coding sequence ATGGGAGGAAGAAGTACAAGTGCTATTGAAGAAAAGATTGTTTCAACTGAAACATTCAGTAAACTTCGGGAAAAGCTGAGGGCAGAGGGGAAAAAAGTTGTCCAATGCCACGGTGTTTTTGACTTGCTTCACCCTGGCCATATAGGTCACCTTGAAGAAGCAAAAGCTCAGGGAGATACATTAGTTGTATCTGTAACTTCAGCTCCATACGTCAATAAAGGTCCGGGGAGACCATATTTCACAGATGAGCAGAGAATGAAATCATTGGCTGCTCTTTCCTGCGTTGATTATGTATTGCTTTCTAAGGCTGTTACGGTAATTGATATTATGGAATGTATAAAGCCTGATCTATATGTGAAAGGTTCGGAATATGAGAATGCAGACAATGATGTTACTGGAAATATTGATAAGGAGGTCGAAAGGGTTCGTTTATTTGGCGGAGATGTCTTCTATACAAATGGTGAAGTATTCAGCTCTACAAAACTCTTGAATAATGCATTTCCTGTGATGCCACCCAATGTGGCCGAATTTGCCAGAGAATTTTCACAAAGGAGCAGCTTTAAAAAAGTTAAGGAAACAGTTGACCTGATGAAAGATATAAAGGTACTTGTAATAGGAGATATAATTATTGATGACTATATATTCTGCGTTGTTCAAGGCCTAATGTCAAAGGACAGAGCTTTTTCAGCCAAGTACTTCAATGAGGAAAGATACCTTGGAGGCTCTCTCGCTATTGCAAGACATCTTGCAAACTTTTCAAAGAATGTAACTGTCTGTGGAGTGGTTGGGGACGAGCCACATATTCACAGTCGTATACTGAATGATTTAGGAAAAGATATGCTGCTTGATTTACAGTTCGATCCCAATTTCCATACTATAATTAAACGTAGATTTATTGAGCGCCATGGTATTCGAAATGAATACGAAAAGCTCTTCTCAATTAACTATCTTAATGATTATGAAGAAAATATCAGGGCAGATAAAACAGCCTTTTATGAAAAGTTAGAAAATATTGTTCCAAATTTTGATATGGTTGTAGTTACTGATTTTGGACATGGACTTATAGATGAGACAGTTATGGAAATAGTTCAGAGCAAAGCTGCGTTTTTAGCGGTTAATTGTCAGACTAACTCATCGAACTATGGAACAAACCTTATTACAAAGTATAAACGTGCAGATACGTTTACTTTAGATGAGAGGGAATTAAGGCTTGCCTACAGTAACAGGTCGGAAAACCCGGAAAAGCTTTTGACAAGGCTGGTAAAGCATATGAACGCAAAAGCGGGTTGGGTTACATTAGGCTCGTTAGGTGCTATTGGTGCAGATGATAAACATAAAGCTGCCAAGATTCCGGCATTGACTCTGACAGTGCAGGATACTGTGGGCGCGGGAGATGCGTATTTTTCTCTGGCAAGCCTTTGTGCTTATTTCGATGTACCGTTTGAAGTAGGATCGTTTCTAGGAAGTATAGCGGGAGCACTGGCAGCAAATGTTCTTGGTAATTCAAAGGCTGTGAGCAAGGTGGATGTTCTTAAGTTTGCATCTACACTACTAAAGTTTTGA
- a CDS encoding aminotransferase class I/II-fold pyridoxal phosphate-dependent enzyme — translation MIPLSVPYLSGNEWKYIKDCLDTNWVSSVGSYVNLFEEKFSDFIKCRHSIVTVNGTSAIHLALMSLGIKPGDEVIVPSLTFISPVNAIRYVGATPVFCDALRDTYVMDTRLIEELITEKTRAILPVHIYGHPVDMDMVMEIADKYGLYVIEDATESLGSLYKGKHTGTIGHIGCFSFNGNKLITTGAGGMLVTNDQRLGEYAKYLSNQTKTVLPNGGFYHEEIGFNYRMPNIVAAMGVAQLENIEFHIDAKIRNALFYNELLSEVQGISIPVEKPGIRNINWLYSVVVEDSYGESRDELIKRLKENNIESRPFFMPVHSMPSYKEFRCSKLDTTNELGLKGLNLPSSVSLTKEEIKKICQVIKRG, via the coding sequence ATGATACCACTATCAGTACCTTACCTTTCAGGAAATGAGTGGAAGTATATAAAGGATTGCCTAGATACTAATTGGGTTTCGAGTGTTGGAAGTTATGTTAATCTTTTTGAAGAAAAATTTTCAGATTTTATAAAATGCAGACATTCTATTGTAACAGTCAATGGGACGTCTGCCATACATCTTGCTCTTATGAGTTTGGGAATAAAACCGGGGGATGAGGTCATAGTGCCTTCACTTACTTTTATCTCTCCTGTCAATGCAATAAGATATGTTGGTGCAACTCCTGTTTTTTGTGACGCTTTAAGAGATACTTATGTTATGGATACCAGACTTATCGAAGAATTAATAACTGAGAAAACCAGGGCAATTTTGCCTGTTCACATATATGGACATCCTGTTGATATGGACATGGTAATGGAAATTGCAGATAAATATGGGCTTTATGTAATAGAAGATGCTACCGAATCCTTGGGTTCCCTCTATAAAGGAAAACACACGGGAACTATCGGACATATAGGATGCTTTAGCTTTAACGGAAATAAACTGATAACTACTGGTGCAGGCGGGATGCTGGTTACAAACGATCAAAGATTGGGTGAATATGCAAAATACCTGTCGAACCAAACGAAGACAGTATTGCCCAATGGTGGTTTTTACCATGAGGAAATCGGATTTAACTATAGGATGCCGAACATAGTTGCAGCAATGGGAGTAGCTCAGCTTGAAAATATTGAGTTTCACATCGATGCCAAAATCAGAAATGCATTATTTTATAACGAGTTATTAAGTGAGGTACAAGGGATTTCAATCCCCGTAGAGAAACCGGGTATAAGAAATATTAACTGGCTTTATTCGGTTGTTGTGGAGGATAGTTATGGTGAAAGCAGAGATGAGCTTATTAAGAGGCTAAAGGAGAATAACATAGAAAGTAGGCCGTTTTTTATGCCGGTTCATTCAATGCCTTCATATAAGGAATTTAGATGCAGTAAGCTTGATACAACAAATGAATTAGGGCTAAAAGGGTTAAACCTGCCAAGCTCTGTTAGTTTGACAAAAGAAGAGATCAAAAAAATATGTCAAGTCATAAAGAGGGGATAA
- a CDS encoding NAD-dependent 4,6-dehydratase LegB, producing MELKGKKVFVTGAEGFIGSHLTEALVGKGCNVTALVQYNSFGNWGWIDTFPETVKKEINVVSGDIRDYFGLKSALLGNEVVMHLAALIAIPYSYSAPDAYAKTNVLGTLNVMQACRECDVLKVVHTSTSEVYGTAKYVPIDENHPVQGQSPYSASKIGADKIVESYFYSYNVPAATIRPFNTYGPRQSARAIIPTVITQILSGKKEIKVGNLKPTRDLNYVSDTIRGFMLTAERDDSIGQVINIGSGREISIGDLVNKIANIMGKEIDIISEEQRMRPEKSEVFRLLGSIEKASKILGYEPQVSLDEGLEKTIKWLSENVERYKTDIYNV from the coding sequence ATGGAGCTTAAGGGCAAAAAAGTCTTTGTAACCGGCGCTGAAGGTTTTATTGGAAGTCACCTGACAGAAGCTTTGGTAGGTAAAGGTTGCAATGTTACTGCATTGGTTCAGTATAATTCTTTTGGAAACTGGGGATGGATTGATACCTTTCCGGAAACAGTTAAAAAGGAGATCAATGTAGTTTCTGGTGATATTAGAGATTATTTCGGCCTCAAATCAGCATTGTTAGGAAATGAGGTTGTCATGCACTTAGCTGCCCTTATTGCCATACCCTATTCATATTCAGCACCTGATGCATATGCTAAAACCAATGTTCTGGGTACTCTCAATGTAATGCAGGCATGCAGGGAATGTGATGTGTTGAAGGTAGTACATACCTCTACAAGTGAGGTTTATGGAACAGCAAAATATGTACCTATAGATGAAAACCACCCCGTGCAGGGACAATCCCCGTATTCGGCAAGTAAAATCGGTGCAGACAAAATAGTTGAAAGTTACTTTTATTCATACAACGTACCTGCTGCTACAATAAGACCTTTTAATACTTATGGACCAAGACAGTCAGCTAGGGCTATTATTCCAACAGTAATAACCCAGATACTAAGTGGAAAAAAGGAGATAAAAGTTGGGAATTTGAAACCTACTCGGGATTTAAACTATGTTTCGGATACAATAAGGGGCTTTATGCTGACAGCAGAAAGAGACGACTCAATAGGGCAGGTAATAAATATAGGATCCGGAAGGGAAATTTCAATAGGTGATCTTGTTAATAAAATAGCTAATATAATGGGAAAGGAAATAGACATCATAAGCGAAGAGCAGCGAATGAGACCGGAAAAAAGTGAAGTGTTCAGACTTTTAGGCAGTATTGAAAAGGCATCAAAAATATTGGGCTACGAACCGCAAGTAAGTCTTGATGAAGGCTTGGAGAAAACTATTAAATGGCTGAGTGAAAACGTGGAAAGATATAAAACCGATATATACAATGTATAA
- a CDS encoding nucleotidyltransferase family protein → MNIMKVNNILVGMDETIKNAMQVMDAGAMGIVLVVDENKMLRGTVTDGDIRRAILSGKDLDLQIHNIMQAGFTYVTEKQLNRQQILGIFDSKKIKQLPVLNQKKQPTGIYLMEDLFSHPTKNNPVLIMAGGLGTRLRPLTDDIPKPMLKVGEKPILETIIGQFRKQGFTHIYISVNYHSSIIENYFQDGSEFGVNIEYIKEKEHYGTAGSISLMKKYVDSPLFVINGDILTNLSFCSFLTYHNECSNDITVATRNYVFQVPFGVLNCESEKISSIEEKPEFSFSINAGIYILNPDMVDYIPDNTYFAMTDLINMAIKNDKNVGNYPIREYWMDIGRTQDYYKANEEINKYFGSEKNGA, encoded by the coding sequence ATGAATATTATGAAGGTAAATAATATACTTGTTGGAATGGATGAAACGATCAAGAATGCAATGCAGGTAATGGATGCAGGTGCTATGGGAATTGTTTTGGTTGTTGATGAGAACAAAATGCTCCGAGGTACCGTAACCGATGGAGATATTAGACGTGCAATTCTTTCAGGGAAAGACCTTGACCTACAAATACACAACATTATGCAGGCAGGATTTACTTATGTAACTGAAAAACAGTTAAATAGACAACAAATTTTAGGTATATTTGATTCAAAAAAAATAAAACAGCTGCCAGTACTTAATCAAAAGAAGCAACCTACAGGTATCTATCTTATGGAAGACCTGTTTTCGCACCCTACGAAAAACAACCCTGTACTTATTATGGCGGGTGGTTTGGGAACCAGATTGCGTCCACTTACTGATGATATACCAAAGCCAATGCTTAAAGTTGGGGAAAAGCCGATACTTGAGACAATAATTGGCCAATTTAGGAAACAAGGTTTTACACATATCTATATATCGGTAAATTATCATTCTAGCATAATAGAGAATTATTTCCAGGATGGCTCTGAATTTGGAGTCAATATAGAATATATAAAGGAAAAGGAGCATTATGGAACAGCAGGTTCAATCAGTTTGATGAAAAAGTATGTAGACAGCCCTTTATTTGTAATTAATGGGGATATCCTTACCAATTTAAGCTTTTGCAGCTTTCTGACCTATCATAATGAATGTTCTAACGATATTACGGTAGCGACACGCAATTATGTGTTCCAGGTACCTTTTGGAGTATTAAACTGTGAAAGTGAAAAAATAAGTTCAATAGAAGAAAAACCTGAGTTTTCTTTTTCAATAAATGCTGGTATTTATATATTAAACCCGGATATGGTTGACTATATTCCGGACAATACCTATTTTGCAATGACAGATCTTATTAATATGGCAATAAAAAATGATAAAAATGTAGGAAACTATCCGATACGTGAATACTGGATGGATATTGGACGTACACAGGATTATTATAAGGCGAATGAAGAAATCAATAAATATTTCGGGAGTGAAAAAAATGGAGCTTAA